The nucleotide sequence CCTGGTGGTGGTGGACGTGATAGTTGTAGAGGTAGCAGTAGTGGTAGAGAAGTTGCATATACGTAGATGTTTCAGATTACATTTACTGTGAGTGCCTTTATTACAGTAAATTAAAGTATTCGAAGTGatcattttaattgaaatgaacCGTTTCATAAAGgtctaaatttatttcatttttttccaccGTATTTTTGATAGCGTCTCCTTccttgttgtttatattatatctCATGAAGCTTTACAAATGTAATTATATGCCTATGCTTATTTTTTTCATCATCAATTAAGATATCTTATTACATCTAAGTAAGTCGGTAAGCCACGGGAGTCCTATTATAAACAGCGATTAAAATTTCATACTTGATAATTTTGACGCTCAGACAGGTCCATTTATTGGGGTTCTAATATACAGGATATAAACAAAGATAACAATCGCTCTTTTTCTGAGTTCAAAGCATTCTTTAAGGACACATGTGGTTCCATTCGGAGATTAGCGCTTTATACCACCCCCAcaccaaaacaaaagaaaacataattacaCGCTAAAATGATAATTTTGTCGAAAGactcaaatgaatttttattcacGCGAAAACGTTTTCCCTTACATCGcataaatatgatttttattcCGAATTTGCAAATTCAAAAAGGTGTAACCGTTGtcgcttgttttaatcaattacaagcGTGAAtcgattttaaattaaaattaaaccggaTTTTCaatgatatcctcaataaaaacaaaatttcttaCGATTCTGTCCACATATATAGCTATGAGCGGGGACTTTAAATAGGGTGTcgtttgtccgggtatacaattcaatcgggtgccgattgtccgggtcgaaAAATTACAGGGCGCCgacttccgcgtatgcaaaatacactgggtgccgattgtccgggtgccgtttggcctacaatcagtagtagtagtagtagtagaagtagtagtagtagtagtagtagtagtagtagtagtagtagtagtagtggtagtagtagaagtaatagtagtggcggtggtggtggtggtggaagtggtAGTGTAATTACTCAGTAGAAACACGGAGTACTGTGCAGTAACATTGTTTCGGTATGAAATAGCGTGCGTATGGCATAACAAGTAACACAACAGTAGCGCCGACCTTCTTCCATATTTTCTTTCGGTGTTAGTGTAAACAAACTTACTTTGTTGCCTGATTATTGCAGCGTTTATAATTAGGTCCAGAAGTTGCGATGTAAAGCAGCCGTGTGCAGTTTGTTGGAATCACAATTAAtatttagttgaatgtaacctgttgCAAAAAAGCAATgtgtatatttcagtaatatttagcacaataatattatttatgttatttttaggaaatatCTGTCAccgatttattttacaaaatgatttgtAGAATTAGTTTTTCGAAACGCGATTATGTTATGAGAAAAACTGGCTGATTGTTGAGATTCCTGACAACCAATGAAATTATTTGCTACAAAATGGCGGgtgtttttatttgaagaaaagtgtcgatatgtgtttatataaaattcttgtgtttataatgtattttaaagaaGTGCTGACTATTTGTTTAACTTCTTTTACGATGAAAGTAAGGTTAATGTCGATTTAGCGAAGGAAACGTCTTCTGTTCGTTGAGATAAGGTAAACTAGGTTACTGGTTTAGtatgtaaattcggacagtacgtaaGTCGGACACACGTAATAACTCACTCAATTCCGATGAAATTTGACAATTTTTGGTGAAAAGGCGAGTACATTCATTGATACATTTTTAATGGTGTTGCATCATTTAAGCGCTTTATTTGCATGTGTCCGACTTTATAATTTTAGAACAGGAAAtccacagtttttttttaatggaaatgcTCATCAAGTGTCCAATGTTTATTACTCGACTACTCGTAGGGTGAATCCGTGAAAAGTCGGACAGTTGAcagtaaaacacataataaactaTCCAATTACAGACTTGAAATCCCCAGTAACACGCATTTAGCGACACATAGCCATTCACtttgaaaaaatacatttgtacagTATGTACATGGACACCGTTTACGTTAACACAAAATCAATGATGTACTGgtactttttgttctttttagAGCACACATGGCTGTTTTCTAGTAAGAGTAGgctaatttattgccatttttgtcaTTTGGTAGTGGAAACTTCAAGTGTGTATACAAATGACTGTAGTTTACCATCCCTTTAAATTATCTTAGAGGATATTACCTTGTAGTTTACAATTTGAGTCATTGTTTTTCTCATGGCCTTTGATTGAAGTGGCACATTTTATAGTCTTTAAATTGGCGCACAGTTCATTTCTGCAATCTGCGATTGCATTCTGCAGTTTAATTATTTAGCCAGGGCTCAACACTAACAGTGGTCtgttgacccggggtcagtaaaaaatagggaggaccagtgaaactagaaatttggttgatccgtcggaccagttaaaaatcctggccggcttattgtgaaatactggtggaaagccgttttcattaataaaacaactttatttgttcataataaaccgataatttcatcatattttttgGGCCTACTCGAGACTGGGatgaaaaatagcaacatattggaaattccaattttCCTAGATGCCCGaatgacaaaaacctgttgtcggatcaaaaaatcgatttgcaTTCCGCAAATGTCTCTGGACTTCGCCGTGATCGATACAAAATTCAAAGCGTTTGGATTGAGAAattaacaaaatggtatttattattttgaaaaagcagcaatcagtcttcgaaattagcacacgccttGCCCGTGGccagtaaaattactgccgggcacatacaaaaattcacgtttgtggcccgccgggcatgtaaattattgaagccgattgacagtttataaaaaaaatcgtaagcggttcttgatatttgcagatctatttttcaattttgcgaacaaacaccttgccgtaagttgtaaaacaatgaaattcgattggtttaacaacacgcacctgcttgcacacgtcatcgttgttgtttttgaccgatgcagttcggtcacattcggttcttatcgacggtttctctagacattaatcgagaagatgctttttgaatcgatcatttcaatcaagtaatacgcttccgtttttgtcaatgtaaacaaaaaattaatgtcattgtcgacatagaggctatgcagtatcttaggtatgttgatggggctaaacccgataaagcacttccaaaatagaaaattgacaatgatttgagaaaaaggaagccaagaaaggatacgaggacaccagagaacgctcttttcaagagcactggtgtaacgatcgaccgtcttaattttagtgactgattagatgtaattgtattcactacgattgaaacaaatgttctgctttactatgtgtagcatgtaagtgttaaaatgttttgatttgttataattttggttaaaaaagtttgggcatgtaaaaaatatgttgggcatgtaaaaattcttaagttactggcccgactggcatgtaacttttcaaagcttatTTCGAAGACTGAGCAATAATCAGCATGTATTgatcttagtaccatcagaatatactttgtttaccctGCAAATTTACACTGGAGagcgccgaataatgttttgatattgccggaGAATAAATGTGCGTATTTTCAAGATAACAAATTTTCacgatgtggaatttcattctGGGGGTGGTTGAACCTGTTACCTCCGCCTAAAAACcctaaaactaatgaagagaagcttgaagtacagcaaTTTTGAAAAGGACGAGAGATATTTCagtagatagtatagttttctttttataaatgcacaatacattgtggatagtccggaaagtTAATTGAAATgtaggtaaaataacatagatattgtcggaccacttaaaatcttggaggaccagtaatttctgaaagctggtggtcctttgggtcagtaggtaaaaaagtAAGTGTCAAGCCCTGATTGCTGTGTGTTCAACGCtaacaaaaacaagtatgaactatTTTTCGAAAACCCATGCGCTCGAGTTAGCAAATCGACCAATCATAAAAAAAATTTAAGTTAACATCGCTCAGTGATCTATTTTTAGAAAGGTATAGTGACAAATTGTAAACAGAATAAACTtgcgtcataaattaaacattttaattcaagattaaaatttGCCAATTGGCATTTTATTTACAGTTGGCTTTCGGTCAACTACTTACTTTTAAAATGGTTGTTCAATGAAAGGTTTGGTTGCCCGACCATTGGTTTTTATTATCATACAGTTTTTGCCTTGTTAGGCTGAAAGAAGGGTTTATGTCTGGGAGGGTTTTTTTCCGGATACCCAGTAACTTGTAAGGATGGGCAATTGAAATTgtgattttatataattatattcctaACAGGTTGTGCACAGTATTCATTCTTGTAACTTCACAAACAGTCTGCACGCTAACTATAAGCCCGACAGCCCAGGACTGGTTAAATGTTAATCGGGCtactagaaattaataatttatatagtcgGGCTATTGGATTCTGTTTCCAATAAAGCATCATAATTCGGGCTAGtggttaaaatatattaccgtgaTGACTGTTCACAAATAATTTATGGTGGAAACAGttacaattaaattttgtttttatttcagtgttTGTGTGCGGTTGTATTCATGCAGCCAGAGCTAATCCAGGTAAACTGGAGTAGCGATGAAGAACTGGTACAAGTAAGGTGGTCAGACTCCGATTCTGGGGACCCAGTGAATTGTTCTATGACCACATTACAAGACATTACAGGATCTGCTGACTGTGCTGTGACAGATAGCGAACAAGTACAGCGCGATGAGGAATATTTAGACATTTGGGATAGTGATGAAAGCTTAATGTTTTTGTCTTCTACAGATTCTGAACATGACATCGAACAGGTTTTAGCTAAGCCgaaaaagaaaacagaaaacaagtACATTCAAAGTAAGTACAGTACAACTTTGAGGGAAATTTTGCCAggcttttttgaaattttagcaTGTGCGTTTGTTTAATagtgaattttgtcaattttttaccAGTTTGGAGCTGTTTCTCAGTAACTATTGCATAGAAGGGGAAAATGTATGCTCACTTTGCGTTGTTTTTTCCCATTGTCAGTGTTGAATTCGACATCTAAGGCTTCCGAAATAGTAATGGGTCAGAAATTGGCATCGCTTAAGTAGTTGTTTTAACTTttgattttgatgatttttgttgCCCTAGTCCcttaaaattcaataattaatacTATCCcaataaaaaaactaataaaaatatgtttcagatttAGACAAAAATGTGCCATAAACCCACACATTACAACGTTATTGCTAAAACTAATTTAaggaacttaaaaaaaattcttagccTTTCTGTTTACATTCTAAAACACCAGTCTTAATGCTAGAAAATAACCATTTGTTATGCCTtggttttaatatttgttttcaggtGAGGTAAAGTCAGAAGGaagaatgaaattaaaagcaTTGAAGTTTCTTAGTATTAAGACAGCGCTTACCACACCCTGCTATTGTGGAAAACGGTGTATTATGCAGTTGAATATTAATTCTGTCCGTGATATTCGTGAAAAATTCTGGCATAATCCAAAATTGACTAGGATAACACTGCTGAAAGCATCATATGAAAAATCTGAAAAAGTCGGAAAATACAGGTACTTTTCAGTACAGTCtaaaaaacaagaaatacaattatgtacaaaagcatttTTGGCTGCATTGAGAGTTAACAAGAATACATTAACTACAGTTGCTGATATGTGCATGAATAACAAGGAAGCTCCAACTGGGAAATCCCCACGTAACTGGGACAAGAGCACTCTACTTTTGATTGCTTGGCTGGAGGATTACTTCAGATTTCATGGCGAAAGAATGCCTCACCGAAACGAGATTGTGATGCCATATGGAACAGTGAAAAGTCATATTTATGAACAATACAAAATGGATGTGGAAAATCCAGTGAGCAAAAGCCAGTTCTACAAGAAATGGATTGACAGCTTCCAGTTTGTTAAAACGAAAAaggtaaaataatgtgttttttgtgGGTTACAAACAATTTTATGCTGATATGACGTTTTTAAACTACAAAGTCATGTACCTGCGTtagttgtaatacatgtaatttggCATCGTCAAATTAGAATCTATAgctatatgtgtttttataacagCTGTCACATAATGAATCTTGTGTTGAGTATATCCTTTGAATGTCTGCAGCATTTGTTACAAGGTGTAAcaccaatatacatgtaaccttttttttgtcagttactagatataataatatacagtTGAATCAGATTCTCTCGAGGTCAAcgacaaaggtcaaatatatgggggacatagtgttttacaaacacatctggttaaaatttaaaaatgaaaaaatatgctaCACAATCAAAAACTTAACtatattacattaaatatgttttagaatGAGGCACACATGTACAATAGGCGAAAACGCATACATAGAAAGGATATTGCTTCAAAAAATTAACTAGAAAAAGTAGAATTTAAGATTTTCTCTAAAAACTTTCTGGAATGCCAGCCCTGGTGAAAACACCATTTCATTGCCTCTGTATCTTGAAAGAGCCTGGCCTTTCTTAATTCTTTCTCAGctgttaacccttacaatgcgggaaccgaatttttaaggcctttgcaaacagtttggatccagatgagacgccacagaacgtggcgtctcatcaggatccaaactgtttgctattctgatagtattctttgaaaaaaatcgaagaaaatgcgaattttagaaattcagcagacgacattttagcagacgacaaatttcccagcatgcaaagggttaaactgttACAGTGTAAAACGACAATTTTCATGGACTTTTCTAAGACTTAAAACCTTCATTGTGATGTATCAGAAAGGATACTCCAAAAAGGCATTGGTAATTTATTTTCaggaatttatttttgaaatgggttgtaaacaacaacaaaaatgaatcaGTTATCTGGAGCTGTGTAACATAAGCAGTGATCGATGTATGTTTCAGACCAACAGCTTCAGCAAATGTACAACTTGTGTGACATTAGAAAGGCTAATGAGCAAAACCACCTCTTTCGAGATGCGTGCTTTCTACAAGAAAAAGAAAGAAGAGCATAATATTcgtcaaatgtaatttatgtattttcatttcttttatttttcatttaattttgtaaCCAAATCTTTAATGAATTACTCCCTTACAAACATGGTAAGAAGCATTTCTAAAGTTCAGAATGCAAATCAGACTGTGTATTATTAGGGGAAAGATTAATGACCAGAAAAATTTACTGGGTGCTGCtagattgaaaattataaaaaggtTCACGGTGAAAATTTTGGACTAACATTGACAATTTCTTGCAGGGTGCAGCATCCTCCAATTTTGCTCTATATCTTTCCCTAAGGCTTATTTTATATAACCACTGGTAATTAGTAAAATTTATTCAGTTAATCAAGCTCATTGACTTTTATCTTAAATTGAAAGGACCTTTAAGCCCCATTAATCCTACATATGTATTGATATCCCAAATTCACCTTTACTTATTGAACATAAATATgtagttttataaatgtttttaaacattcaaagtgAAATAGGTAGAAAGGTGCTATATCCTGCATATTTTTGTTTCCTGCATACTGCCCattaatgatggtaaacaaagaaatgATATACAtctttcaaatttaatttaattttgcctATTAAATGTTTGATGTCAAAAGAAACAGATGCACTTAAAACTATTAACTATTTGCAACTTCAAAGCTCTTATTTAATGATATCCAGGTTAGAAAGGAAGTACTATTACAACAAAAAAGACCAGGCACAACGCAATCCAAGCCAGCACATGTCCATAATTATCGATGGTATGGATCAAGGTTGGTATTTAAAGTGTCCATACACTTTAATTTTGACAGGAGCAGTTTGAAAATCCTAACTAGTCATAAAACATATTCCCAAGTTCCAGTGTTCTGCCTTTGACGGGGCCTTGTTACAAtggcaaaaacaattatttgtcctGACCCGATTTCTAAAAATAGGTCACCATAATAAGGATTTCTAAACATTACAATGAATGAATTTTTTGTTGAATGTGTAAACTGTAACAGAACAAAatctttcattttgtattatgccattataaaaaataattcccattattttgaagaaaaagccTTTAACTATAGGCTATATAGAGTTTTAAATGTGCATTTCTTTCTCCatgcatatatacatgttaaccttttccataattatatatatatatatatatatgtcatagaggatatttgttggattccgtGTAAGATTGCATTATATTTCATGAGTGGTCACcgaaacaatattttcacaagtgaaaATAACGAGTTTCTGTTACAacccatgaaatatatattacgATCTTACACTTTGAAATATATAGTATTATGATTTGTCATTAGTAAATCATGTTGTtgttctcttgtttttttttacgctCTTTCACTGAAAAGCATGAAATactgtaattaatttaatttcctGTCCAGACTTTTTTACTACATCCACAGTTGCACACAGGATACAATGGTACCAAAAAGGAAAGCTTTACATAAtatgtgatttaattttttatataacaaacatacaaacagttgttttttaaatttttattgcataaatctatTCTCTATTTTGTACAGCAAAGACCAATTTGCCACATTTTGCTGGGAGGAACCCAAAGGTAGGATAAAGGAGGTTTTGTGCCTTCGGTGGTAATCTTTTTTGGCTCACACCTGTGTGTCGTACTCTGTGTGTCTTAAGCTTTCAATTTTCTTTACAGAATGTTACccataaaaagggcatataaacagtttgtatggtatatttttttctgaaataaatgtttatcctATTACCAAACGAAAACCAATAGTATAACAAGTGATCGTATGAATATGAGCTGTGAACTATAAATATTTTTAGACTATGGTTTCCAATCTTTATTTTTggaacaatatatatttcaatgtgatGTCATAGCAAATGATTATGTTTGAAGTAAACAAATACTATAAGCAAAATTGGGACACCAGCGTTATTTTTTAGAAttaagtatttttactctttttgaacgataaacacCACAAaataatgggataaatagaatatcatGTGAGTGTTGGaaagagatcaagtttatcatgctcggctcaaAAATTTTGTAGCACTCTGAAAGTCTAGCACTACATGTTTCTCATCctataaacttgatctctatccgacagttacataatattctatatatacattaaaaagcatttatttaatgAGTTCCTAAAATACATATCTTGCCATTCAACCATTgatgcaaaatttattaatttatatttaaagttgtcTCTAGGACACTTGCGgcgcttaaaaaaacaaaaaatagtgAATAGTTGTTACTTAGTATTATATTGTGGTGGTACGCTAGCAAATTTTGTTAAGTTCAGGTCAAGAATTATGAGTTTGATTGAAACTAAAGGCTTTTTATTTGGCAGGTGATAACAATTAATCAAATATGCTTGTTAAGTTTTAGGAGACGAAATACACAAACAAGATtcagtattttgtttgtttttgatttCCAAATTTAAATGATGTATTGTGCAAGATTTTGTAACTGTTATGTGAAAAATTACAGAATCTGCATGCAGTGGATCTTCTGCATACTCATGTCACTGGAGTGCTAAGTCACGGGCATGGAGGGTTTCATGCCTATGTGGACATTAATGAATATCCTCATGATCCCAACTTGACAATCAACATCATACTTAAAGAGCTACTACGTCAAGCCAAGGCAAATGTGAGTAATGTTTGTGCACATGTTATCTTACATAATTATACTTGGAAGACAAAAATTGTAAGCAGGCCATTCAAGCACCTACATTTCTGAAAATAACCAAAGCCCTTGACACTAATGAAATACCACATGATGGCTTTTTTGGTAAAGATGGTGATAGTACAGTCAGTATTTTCAGGGGTCTCAATCTCTGGTTTTTGGGGTTTAAATAAGGCCATATTTCCCCAGCAAAAAGTATACAGTTCCCCCATTTCAGATAAAAATGC is from Dreissena polymorpha isolate Duluth1 chromosome 14, UMN_Dpol_1.0, whole genome shotgun sequence and encodes:
- the LOC127857888 gene encoding uncharacterized protein LOC127857888 isoform X2, with protein sequence MQPELIQVNWSSDEELVQVRWSDSDSGDPVNCSMTTLQDITGSADCAVTDSEQVQRDEEYLDIWDSDESLMFLSSTDSEHDIEQVLAKPKKKTENKYIQSEVKSEGRMKLKALKFLSIKTALTTPCYCGKRCIMQLNINSVRDIREKFWHNPKLTRITLLKASYEKSEKVGKYRYFSVQSKKQEIQLCTKAFLAALRVNKNTLTTVADMCMNNKEAPTGKSPRNWDKSTLLLIAWLEDYFRFHGERMPHRNEIVMPYGTVKSHIYEQYKMDVENPVSKSQFYKKWIDSFQFVKTKKTNSFSKCTTCVTLERLMSKTTSFEMRAFYKKKKEEHNIRQMLERKYYYNKKDQAQRNPSQHMSIIIDGMDQAKTNLPHFAGRNPKNLHAVDLLHTHVTGVLSHGHGGFHAYVDINEYPHDPNLTINIILKELLRQAKANNNFLPPNLFIQADNCWRENKNRYVFAFLELLVAEQVFHEVHMSFLIVGHTHEDIDAKFSEVSRLLNTKDAEYFDDFLNVLKNAERITQLFDVKSWIEGDLNKADHITQPLHFKFVSVDGGVKVFYKGVQSQPWSALNGNFLNKAPSGKPEILKPNFSKIEIDKNVKQIKALKLIFKKQDSTQKWLDFYESLNSNMDSLDSGVPVFPLTLLPRQPIRQSFPPGQGMVPEVRELIEKENRQPLVQIKKRKTGDEASDLRVAKKKNDNTSGGKGFGKRKRRFIYDTTLCRSRLVMITDEERKKHLWIKFLMDLYTSFMQYMHILLLILYVFCCLFEGYILFILRLLQELLRQSLLEHMGLFQPRVSFYGEIGSVN
- the LOC127857888 gene encoding uncharacterized protein LOC127857888 isoform X1; the encoded protein is MCLCAVVFMQPELIQVNWSSDEELVQVRWSDSDSGDPVNCSMTTLQDITGSADCAVTDSEQVQRDEEYLDIWDSDESLMFLSSTDSEHDIEQVLAKPKKKTENKYIQSEVKSEGRMKLKALKFLSIKTALTTPCYCGKRCIMQLNINSVRDIREKFWHNPKLTRITLLKASYEKSEKVGKYRYFSVQSKKQEIQLCTKAFLAALRVNKNTLTTVADMCMNNKEAPTGKSPRNWDKSTLLLIAWLEDYFRFHGERMPHRNEIVMPYGTVKSHIYEQYKMDVENPVSKSQFYKKWIDSFQFVKTKKTNSFSKCTTCVTLERLMSKTTSFEMRAFYKKKKEEHNIRQMLERKYYYNKKDQAQRNPSQHMSIIIDGMDQAKTNLPHFAGRNPKNLHAVDLLHTHVTGVLSHGHGGFHAYVDINEYPHDPNLTINIILKELLRQAKANNNFLPPNLFIQADNCWRENKNRYVFAFLELLVAEQVFHEVHMSFLIVGHTHEDIDAKFSEVSRLLNTKDAEYFDDFLNVLKNAERITQLFDVKSWIEGDLNKADHITQPLHFKFVSVDGGVKVFYKGVQSQPWSALNGNFLNKAPSGKPEILKPNFSKIEIDKNVKQIKALKLIFKKQDSTQKWLDFYESLNSNMDSLDSGVPVFPLTLLPRQPIRQSFPPGQGMVPEVRELIEKENRQPLVQIKKRKTGDEASDLRVAKKKNDNTSGGKGFGKRKRRFIYDTTLCRSRLVMITDEERKKHLWIKFLMDLYTSFMQYMHILLLILYVFCCLFEGYILFILRLLQELLRQSLLEHMGLFQPRVSFYGEIGSVN